The proteins below come from a single Acaryochloris sp. CCMEE 5410 genomic window:
- a CDS encoding MFS transporter — protein MQTFLLIWLGQVVSLLGTKLTEFALGVWVYQQNQSISQLALVILFTYLPNTLISPIAGSLVDRWDRRWAMILSDAAAGIGTLIIGALVLTNQLEIWHIYLAVGVNSIFNAFQVPAYTAAISQLTPASQYSRMNGMVQISRGIARVISPAIAGFLIGIVGIGGILIIDFSTFLIALSTLLIARFPKIVRTRPTKPPQIRRLLQEMQFAWRYITKRPGLSRLLLFMSTNFFSVGILEVVFWPLILDFGSREELGYVLSIGGSGLLLGSIVMTAWGGPKRRVYGLLYFIPLQAGIMLMAALQTSILLAAMGLFVYLFAQPIIVSCNQAIWQSKVPQHYQGRVFALQQMIEKSLAIFAYIVVGPLVENFLEPLMAGGPFAETVGPYIGGIGEGRGIALMVLMMGIGNLVATAMAFRSRRLRRLDVEIPTVKTLDRPTSKSDIRDAYSFEEVTSP, from the coding sequence ATGCAAACATTTCTGCTGATTTGGTTAGGACAAGTCGTTTCCCTGCTAGGGACAAAACTGACAGAGTTTGCCCTTGGAGTATGGGTTTATCAACAAAATCAGTCGATTAGCCAGCTGGCGCTGGTGATTTTGTTTACCTACTTGCCCAATACGCTAATCTCACCCATTGCTGGGTCCCTCGTGGACCGATGGGACCGTCGCTGGGCAATGATTCTCAGTGATGCAGCCGCAGGTATTGGCACGCTGATTATTGGTGCCTTAGTCCTCACAAATCAGCTGGAGATTTGGCATATCTACCTGGCCGTGGGTGTTAACTCTATTTTTAATGCCTTCCAAGTGCCTGCCTATACGGCCGCCATTTCGCAGCTAACTCCGGCTAGCCAATATAGCCGTATGAACGGTATGGTCCAGATTTCTCGTGGTATCGCTCGGGTGATCTCACCTGCGATCGCAGGTTTCCTGATCGGCATTGTGGGTATTGGCGGCATCTTAATCATCGACTTCAGTACCTTTTTGATCGCCCTCTCAACCCTGTTAATTGCCCGCTTCCCCAAAATCGTTCGCACCCGGCCGACCAAACCGCCCCAAATCCGGCGGCTCCTTCAAGAGATGCAGTTTGCCTGGCGATATATCACCAAACGCCCTGGTTTATCTCGATTACTGCTCTTTATGTCCACTAACTTCTTTTCCGTAGGCATTTTAGAAGTTGTGTTTTGGCCATTGATTTTGGATTTTGGTTCTCGGGAAGAGCTTGGCTATGTGCTCTCCATCGGGGGCAGTGGGTTACTACTGGGCAGTATTGTTATGACCGCTTGGGGTGGCCCTAAACGCCGGGTCTACGGTTTGCTCTACTTCATCCCCTTACAGGCTGGAATCATGTTGATGGCAGCACTCCAAACCTCCATTCTTCTGGCGGCCATGGGACTGTTTGTCTACTTATTCGCTCAACCCATTATTGTCAGTTGCAACCAGGCCATTTGGCAGAGTAAAGTCCCCCAGCATTACCAGGGGCGAGTATTTGCACTGCAACAAATGATTGAAAAGTCTCTGGCAATTTTTGCCTATATTGTCGTGGGGCCTTTAGTCGAGAACTTCCTAGAACCCCTGATGGCGGGTGGCCCGTTTGCTGAAACGGTAGGTCCCTACATTGGCGGAATTGGGGAAGGTAGAGGGATTGCCCTGATGGTGCTGATGATGGGAATCGGGAACCTGGTAGCCACTGCTATGGCGTTTAGAAGTCGTCGCTTACGCCGCTTGGATGTAGAGATTCCAACCGTTAAAACCCTAGATCGCCCCACCTCCAAATCGGACATCCGTGACGCTTATAGTTTTGAGGAGGTAACCTCTCCATGA